From Diospyros lotus cultivar Yz01 chromosome 4, ASM1463336v1, whole genome shotgun sequence, a single genomic window includes:
- the LOC127798996 gene encoding putative clathrin assembly protein At4g40080, whose amino-acid sequence MDRRTKLVRDFIGILKDRASLIKAALTVKRSTSIARAAVIHATTHRSSSFPPEHCLAAVLSLGLGSRATASACIAAIMDRLHRTGDTFVALKCLITLHHVVARGSFILKDQLSIFPASGGHNFLNLSTFRDGRDVETSEFSTWVRWYAGFLESNLTTSRVLGTYVSSSSLSKDRFTITSLLDLELMSETEALVAMVEEISRAPDSVDCQRNDLVYEIVNLVGDDYRSTQRQIWVRLNEWGKRISRLDVDELAKLTRCLERLEESRERILVLFVSRKRNDAFWELVKETKRKAVKVAEERERARWLVVSESTRLGERAVRPGRVLSLAYGMEVNGRGADRVAISVLPATA is encoded by the coding sequence ATGGATCGGCGAACCAAACTGGTGCGAGATTTCATCGGCATTCTCAAGGACAGGGCTTCACTCATCAAGGCCGCTCTCACAGTCAAACGCTCCACCTCCATCGCACGCGCCGCCGTCATCCACGCCACCACCCACCGCTCCTCCTCCTTCCCGCCGGAGCACTGCCTCGCCGCCGTCCTTTCCCTCGGTCTCGGCTCCCGCGCCACCGCCTCCGCCTGCATCGCTGCCATCATGGACCGTCTCCACCGCACCGGCGACACCTTCGTGGCCCTCAAGTGCCTCATCACCCTCCACCACGTCGTCGCCCGAGGCTCCTTCATCCTCAAGGACCAGCTCTCCATCTTCCCCGCCTCCggcggccataacttcctcaacCTCTCGACGTTCCGTGACGGCAGAGACGTGGAAACCTCAGAGTTCTCGACCTGGGTCCGATGGTACGCTGGTTTCCTGGAAAGCAACCTAACGACGTCAAGGGTTCTGGGAACTTAcgtatcttcttcttctctttcaaaAGATAGATTTACGATCACATCTCTGCTGGACTTGGAATTGATGTCAGAAACGGAAGCTTTGGTGGCAATGGTGGAGGAAATAAGCAGAGCTCCAGATTCAGTGGATTGCCAACGGAACGACTTGGTTTACGAGATTGTGAACCTGGTTGGCGACGATTACCGCTCGACTCAGCGCCAGATCTGGGTCAGACTGAATGAATGGGGTAAGAGGATTAGTAGATTGGATGTCGATGAGTTGGCCAAGTTGACTCGGTGTTTGGAGAGGTTGGAGGAAAGCCGAGAGAGAATATTGGTGTTGTTTGTGAGTCGGAAACGAAACGATGCGTTTTGGGAATTGGTAAAGGAGACGAAGAGGAAGGCAGTGAAGGTGgcggaagagagagaaagggccAGGTGGCTGGTGGTGAGTGAGTCGACTCGGTTGGGAGAACGAGCTGTGAGGCCGGGTCGGGTTTTAAGCTTGGCATATGGAATGGAGGTCAATGGGCGTGGGGCTGACCGGGTCGCAATTTCTGTTCTGCCGGCGACGGCCTGA